The following are encoded together in the Penicillium digitatum chromosome 3, complete sequence genome:
- a CDS encoding Taurine catabolism dioxygenase TauD/TfdA gives MATTSPELQFEKLWPDDSIITFESFDLPTSNQRILGPPHPKNTVIPLALRPVKADYKATLDTVLETIKNLQAKDGILTKKLARHGTLLFRDLPIQNADDFSKFAHAFGYNPHEIIGIVVDRPLLASNVAPANEAPKEVPIYSHNESPQVPHAPEYIFFYGHRAPLRGGESPISSSLELFNRAQQEIPEFIAEVTEKGILSQVTYRVEKQFEGGSTLKQAFGKEIQEGDDEETKRRKIEAQIARYGRGEHTTWEWTDDGLVLSHRLPVVRTQPGTNLPTLFTGLAAYWKRAQFDVEVRKKVTQQLSLEMGRLFLKIILNNWQRLQKRFGFCTIGKRVMCWFTITSLLNMAENRGKASNPIGLF, from the coding sequence ATGGCAACAACCTCTCCAGAGCTACAATTTGAGAAGCTTTGGCCGGACGACTCTATCATCACATTTGAGTCCTTCGACCTTCCAACTTCCAACCAGCGTATCCTCGGACCACCGCATCCCAAGAACACAGTTATCCCGCTTGCACTACGACCTGTCAAGGCCGATTACAAGGCAACTCTCGATACTGTGCTAGAAACGATTAAAAATCTCCAAGCGAAAGACGGTATTTTGACTAAGAAACTCGCACGGCATGGCACGCTGCTGTTTCGCGATCTACCAATCCAGAACGCAGATGACTTCAGCAAATTTGCACACGCATTCGGCTACAACCCCCACGAGATTATTGGCATTGTCGTCGATAGACCACTTCTCGCGTCAAATGTTGCGCCCGCCAACGAAGCGCCCAAGGAGGTCCCAATATACAGCCACAACGAGTCGCCGCAAGTACCGCATGCGCCCGAGTACATCTTTTTCTATGGCCATCGTGCGCCGTTGAGGGGTGGGGAATCACCTATCTCTTCTTCATTGGAATTGTTTAACCGCGCACAGCAAGAGATCCCTGAGTTTATCGCCGAAGTGACGGAAAAGGGAATTTTGAGCCAAGTGACCTATCGAGTGGAGAAGCAGTTTGAAGGGGGATCCACACTAAAGCAGGCCTTTGGCAAGGAAATTCAAGAAGGAGATGACGAAGAAACAAAACGCCGCAAAATAGAAGCCCAGATTGCCCGCTACGGCAGAGGGGAGCATACGACATGGGAGTGGACTGACGATGGGCTGGTCTTGTCGCACCGGCTACCTGTTGTCCGAACACAGCCCGGTACGAACCTGCCGACTCTTTTTACTGGGCTGGCGGCGTATTGGAAACGTGCACAGTTTGATGTCGAGGTGCGGAAGAAGGTCACGCAACAGCTCTCTTTGGAGATGGGACGCCTATTCCTGAAAATTATCTTGAACAACTGGCAAAGATTACAGAAGAGATTCGGGTTCTGCACCATTGGCAAGAGGGTGATGTGTTGGTTTACGATAACGTCGTTGCTCAACATGGCAGAGAACCGTGGCAAGGCGAGCAATCCGATCGGGTTATTCTAG
- a CDS encoding Ankyrin repeat protein produces MGSSYSTISVDVNSIRREASASTGGNRIHYPRHSADSVETFNILRQKLPSELVLEILEFAEYWVLSAVHREDRVHYNESDCRDRTPYLTSEPIQGERFPVQEIKINIWSHDQGWSSYREDHGTFNNSWTWFDLGIEKPPGREDIPTDENLRLATNVHAGRETMNHQIIYRRDQALNWMQNLQAGDRISIVPRARFAGWRNTVEKASIEVYTSPVL; encoded by the coding sequence ATGGGATCCTCTTACTCCACAATATCAGTGGATGTCAATTCTATCAGACGTGAAGCTTCAGCTTCTACTGGAGGAAACCGAATTCATTACCCAAGACACTCAGCAGATAGCGTCGAGACTTTCAACATTCTCCGACAAAAGCTGCCGTCTGAACTCGTGCTAGAGATTCTAGAATTCGCAGAGTATTGGGTGTTATCTGCTGTCCACAGAGAAGACAGGGTGCATTACAATGAAAGCGACTGTCGTGATCGAACCCCATATTTGACATCAGAGCCCATTCAAGGCGAGCGATTTCCCGTGCAAGagatcaaaatcaacatCTGGAGCCATGACCAAGGATGGAGCAGCTATCGCGAGGATCATGGTACCTTCAATAACTCTTGGACGTGGTTTGATCTTGGTATTGAGAAACCCCCGGGACGAGAGGATATCCCCACAGATGAAAACCTACGTCTGGCGACCAATGTCCACGCTGGACGTGAAACCATGAACCATCAGATTATCTACCGGAGGGACCAGGCGCTCAACTGGATGCAAAATCTTCAAGCAGGTGATCGGATATCAATTGTGCCCCGGGCGCGTTTTGCTGGCTGGAGAAACACCGTGGAAAAGGCTTCTATTGAGGTTTACACCAGCCCTGTTCTGTGA
- a CDS encoding FAD linked oxidase, N-terminal: MASRFTNLSCNPFSSKTSPCTIGNYVQYAVNATNAAQIRKAIHFAARHNIRLVIRNTGHDLLGKSTGAGGLAIWVHFMKEISIVDYVSSHYSGKAMKMGAGVQSFEASGAAYKAGLVVVGGNCPTVGLAGGYSQGGGHGQLASHVGLAADQVLEWEVVLADGKMVTASPIEYPDLYWALSGGGGGTYGVVVSMTSKAYPELPTTSGNLSFFDTGVSRDAFFAAVAVFISILPSIGDAGGASVWWLTNTTLSTTPTTIPGGTAILFNSLFSPLIAFLEQNNIQHTYDVSDFPTYFDAYQTMSPQETITDQLAGGRLIPRSVVEQNLDNLTTLFRDTVEKNAGFLISGVVVNSSRVAYPENSVNPAWRDAMMDVVIGALFDYTDIGRNVALQQLISNVLMPLLEDWTPGSGAYLSEADPNQKDWQQAFYGDNYDNLLAIKRKYDPHNSFYAFKGVGSEVWTEAENGRLCKSQSYPRG, translated from the exons ATGGCGTCCAGGTTTACGAACCTGAGCTGCAATCCCTTCTCGTCAAAAACCTCACCTTGCACAATCGGGAACTACGTCCAATACGCCGTGAATGCAACGAACGCCGCACAAATCCGGAAGGCAATTCATTTTGCAGCTCGGCACAACATCCGCCTTGTCATCCGCAATACTGGCCATGACCTACTTGGGAAGTCTACTGGGGCTGGCGGTCTGGCAATCTGGGTGCATTTCATGAAAGAAATTTCCATAGTGGACTACGTCTCCTCTCACTATTCCGGCAAAGCCATGAAGATGGGAGCTGGGGTCCAATCCTTTGAAGCGAGTGGCGCCGCCTATAAAGCTGGACTTGTTGTCGTAGGCGGCAACTGTCCAACGGTCGGGCTGGCAGGGGGATATTCGCAAGGCGGCGGGCATGGCCAACTGGCGTCTCATGTAGGCCTCGCCGCTGATCAGGTCCTGGAATGGGAGGTCGTTCTGGCGGATGGGAAGATGGTGACAGCATCGCCCATAGAATATCCGGATCTCTACTGGGCGCTGTcaggtggaggtggaggcaCCTACGGTGTCGTTGTGTCGATGACAAGCAAGGCCTACCCTGAGCTGCCGACGACGTCGGGTAACCTTTCATTCTTCGACACGGGTGTATCACGAGATGCTTTCTTTGCAGCGGTCGCCGTGTTCATATCGATTCTTCCCTCGATCGGGGACGCTGGAGGTGCAAGTGTTTGGTGGTTAACCAACACTACCTTGTCAACGACGCCTACTACCATTCCGGGCGGCACAGCTATACTTTTCAATTCTCTTTTCAGTCCTTTAATTGCGTTCCTCGAACAAAACAACATACAACACA CGTATGATGTGAGCGATTTTCCTACATACTTCGATGCGTACCAGACGATGAGCCCGCAGGAGACCATAACTGATCAACTTGCTGGTGGTCGCCTGATTCCAAGATCCGTAGTTGAGCAAAACTTGGACAATCTAACCACCCTATTCCGTGACACCGTCGAGAAAAATGCTGGATTTCTCATTTCAGGGGTTGTGGTCAACTCGTCTCGTGTTGCGTATCCTGAAAACAGTGTGAATCCAGCCTGGCGAGATGCAATGATGGATGTTGTAATTGGAGC GTTGTTCGACTATACTGACATCGGTAGAAATGTGGCACTCCAGCAACTCATCAGCAATGTTCTAATGCCCCTGTTAGAAGATTGGACCCCGGGAAGTGGTGCATACTTGAGTGAAGCCGATCCAAATCAGAAGGATTGGCAACAGGCGTTTTATGGGGATAACTATGACAATTTACTAGCCATTAAGAGAAAGTACGATCCCCACAATAGCTTCTATGCTTTCAAGGGTGTGGGGAGTGAGGTGTGGACAGAGGCCGAAAATGGGCGATTGTGTAAGTCGCAAAGCTATCCGAGGGGCTGA
- a CDS encoding Oxidoreductase, putative — translation MDTPRYVFGAQGFGVAWTADNVDHLMKSLKGAKIHQFDTAALYPATNPGESEKLLGKTKPEDAIINTKVLFIGDDSLAFQNMGDSIKASLERLQVEKIHTLYAHAPDRNTPIPLQAAHFDHYYREGYFERLGLSNYSPSAIRAWMEIAVEENLVMPSVYQGQYNVFCRGYEDELFPVLHEFGIDFEATSPLAGGFLTGKLSYSPSPEQLEGTRFEVGEGNMLGAVYRMWYDQPLCHQAMRALDNVGKRVGTTGAQCALRWLLFHSKLKDPDRIVIGPSTLKQLQDYVDAREAGPLPADAAGSISALWPNLKDVAATIIDRGWWSL, via the exons ATGGACACCCCTCGCTATGTATTCGGTGCCCAAGGGTTTGGTGTAGCCTGGACAGCGGACAATGTCGACCACCTGATGAAGAGTCTCAAGGGGGCCAAAATTCATCAATTTGACACGGCTGCTCTGTATCCCGCCACAAATCCTGGTGAATCTGAGAAACTACTCGGTAAAACAAAGCCAGAGGATGCAATCATTAACACCAAGGTACTTTTCATTGGCGATGACTCTTTGGCCTTTCAAAACATGGGAGACTCTATCAAGGCCAGTTTGGAGCGACTGCAGGTCGAAAAG ATCCACACACTCTACGCTCATGCCCCGGACCGCAACACCCCGATCCCGCTACAAGCCGCACACTTCGACCATTACTATCGTGAGGGGTATTTTGAACGGTTGGGTCTCTCTAACTACAGTCCATCTGCGATCCGTGCCTGGATGGAAATCGCAGTGGAGGAAAACCTTGTCATGCCTTCCGTCTACCAAGGCCAGTACAACGTGTTCTGCCGAGGCTACGAGGATGAACTTTTTCCCGTACTTCATGAGTTCGGCATTGATTTCGAGGCAACCTCCCCTTTGGCAGGTGGATTCCTCACTGGCAAGCTTTCCTATTCTCCATCGCCTGAACAGCTGGAGGGTACCCGCTTCGAGGTCGGAGAGGGTAACATGCTTGGTGCAGTTTACCGCATGTGGTATGATCAGCCCCTTTGTCACCAAGCGATGCGAGCCTTGGACAACGTTGGTAAAAGAGTAGGAACTACAGGAGCTCAATGCGCCCTGCGCTGGTTGCTTTTCCACTCGAAGCTCAAGGACCCTGACCGAATTGTCATCGGACCAAGCACCTTGAAACAGCTTCAAGACTATGTCGACGCCCGCGAGGCTGGTCCACTTCCAGCTGACGCAGCAGGGAGCATCAGTGCACTTTGGCCGAACCTGAAGGACGTTGCGGCAACCATCATTGACAGGGGATGGTGGTCTCTGTGA
- a CDS encoding alpha/beta-hydrolase, with protein MASKSFAVVVCHGSYHTPAPYQALVNALSEKGIETYCPQRPTCDLSQLNVGNPNNPDFDRKAPPGGYPLPADDAAEIGLLLDKLIAKGKSVLLAGHSSGGWVAAEAAQNSRQAPVRAREGTTGGVIGIFFIGAFIVPEGQSVHSFFQPPDGKIVTPPFMRFHKHGVHGLGTMVDPEQYLFNDLDAATAKRWASTLTAAPVMNSPLTHNPYDVLPCAYLVLEKDHTLPREYQEGMVANQSKPFTVYHAPCGHSPHLSWTNELVAKIEEFGNQVLAESTTD; from the exons ATGGCTTCCAAGTCCTTTGCGGTTGTGGTCTGCCATGGCTCCTATCATACACCCGCTCCATACCAAGCTCTTGTAAACGCCTTGAGTGAAAAGGGTATCGAAACCTATTGTCCCCAACGGCCCACTTGTGATCTCAGTCAGCTGAATGTCGGCAATCCAAACAACCCTGACTTTGATCGCAAGGCTCCCCCCGGAGGCTATCCACTCCCCGCAGATGACGCGGCCGAAATTGGACTGCTTCTCGACAAGTTGATTGCAAAGGGAAAGTCGGTACTACTTGCAGGACACTCTTCCGGTGGTTGGGTAGCTGCTGAGGCTGCACAAAATTCTCGCCAAGCTCCTGTTCGCGCAAGGGAAGGAACAACTGGTGGTGTCATCgggatcttcttcatcggaGCATTCATTGTTCCGGAGGGTCAATCAGTTCATTCATTCTTTCAGCCCCCGGATGGCAAAATTGTAACGCCTCCGTTTATGCGATTTCAT AAACACGGTGTCCATGGCCTTGGGACTATGGTCGACCCTGAGCAATATCTCTTCAACGACCTTGATGCAGCGACTGCGAAAAGATGGGCATCCACGCTGACAGCTGCTCCTGTAATGAATAGTCCCCTCACCCACAATCCCTATGATGTGCTTCCATGTGCCTATCTTGTGCTAGAAAAGGACCATACATTGCCCAGAGAATATCAAGAAGGAATGGTGGCAAACCAAAGTAAGCCATTCACAGTCTACCATGCACCCTGCGGCCACTCGCCGCATCTCAGTTGGACAAATGAGCTCGTTGCAAAGATTGAGGAATTTGGAAATCAAGTTCTAGCGGAAAGCACAACAGATTAA
- a CDS encoding putative integral membrane protein yields the protein MHIRRRGLKSHDYLVIFSLVLLTGYVVDMLIGATTAGYGGRTATMATRNPGELVSALKIFWASEWMWATSTVCFRLAILLLYMEIFPGNQKFFWCATGVGCLVFLYWVSAVLTIALLCRPVAYNWDRTIPGSCGDVLKIQYASAGFNMGIDLGVVLLPLPIVWRLQMSSRKKTGVTASFAIGILTAGINLGRIIQTKLCPADDLIYCLRDSSIFIMAEMTAGILVACVPTFGPLLFRGRNVRSVQPHDLPTIGSVRIRPRPAKFDSLLSTLDRSHHDGGDRGNTKEVESACAPTHTGTGNESETPETGILVTRDLDVHSLNILPRVSETSTV from the exons ATGCACATACGACGTCGGGGCTTGAAAAGTCATGATTATCTCGTAATTTTCTCATTG GTGCTGTTGACAGGATATGTGGTGGACATGCTGATAG GCGCTACCACTGCTGGCTATGGCGGACGTACGGCGACTATGGCTACACGGAACCCAGGAGAGTTGGTCAGTGCATTGAAG ATATTCTGGGCATCAGAATGGATGTGGGCAACCTCTACAGTCTGCTTCAGACTAGCCATCCTCCTTTTATACATGGAGATCTTCCCAGGAAATCAAAAGTTCTTCTGGTGTGCAACTGGGGTGGGTTGTCTTGTCTTTCTATATTGGGTCTCTGCAGTCTTGACTATCGCCTTGCTATGTCGCCCGGTTGCCTACAACTGGGATCGCACTATTCCAGGGAGCTGTGGAGATGTCTTGAAGATACAGTACGCATCTGCAGGGTTCAACATGGGGATTGATTTGGGAGTCGTGTTGCTGCCGCTCCCTATTGTCTGGCGACTCCAAATGTCGAGTCGTAAAAAGACCGGTGTCACTGCATCGTTCGCCATAGGTATCCT AACGGCCGGTATCAATCTTGGCCGCATCATTCAGACCAAGTTGTGTCCAGCTGATGATCTAATTTACTGCCTCAGAGACTCCTCTATTTTTATCATGGCGGAGATGACGGCTGGAATATTAGTAGCCTGCGTACCAACATTTGGGCCCTTGTTGTTTCGTGGGCGAAATGTACGTTCAGTGCAACCACACGATTTACCCACAATTGGGTCAGTTCGAATCCGCCCTCGTCCAGCAAAATTCGACTCTCTGCTTTCCACGCTGGATCGCAGTCACCATGATGGTGGAGACCGAGGCAATACAAAGGAAGTGGAGTCCGCGTGTGCCCCCACACATACCGGGACTGGGAATGAGAGTGAAACTCCAGAGACAGGGATTTTGGTGACGCGCGACCTCGATGTGCATAGTCTGAATATTCTACCTCGAGTGTCAGAGACTTCCACTGTTTGA
- a CDS encoding S-adenosyl-L-methionine-dependent methyltransferase — MPLFMDTYAENMQRDSTEAQRLDEQFDLLTENIGYLLHPSVRDKMHPRARVADIATGTAAFLRDLAHDWPDAILHGYDISTSLYPPARTLPKNVTLHLLDARKDVPVSLYGKYDIVHVRLIAAGLTASEWGRVIRNLAKLLKPGGVMQWEECDFTNVRHLPSKPDSTTDAASAIGMMFLTAMRLRFEHGWNRLATDMRTAGLVDVHTEAVSVDRVYDTRARLTINGMRAMFAWARLHSARGSQGALTLRQVEDLEQKAYADIQSGCYVTFDIHVAWGFRPKDEE; from the exons ATGCCACTCTTCATGGATACGTACGCGGAGAATATGCAGCGAGATTCCACCGAAGCGCAAAG GCTTGATGAGCAATTCGACCTTCTCACAGA AAACATCGGCTACCTGCTGCACCCGTCCGTTCGAGACAAAATGCATCCCCGCGCCCGAGTTGCTGACATCGCCACCGGCACTGCAGCTTTCCTGCGTGACCTGGCCCATGACTGGCCCGACGCAATCTTACACGGATATGACATATCAACATCGCTGTATCCACCCGCCAGAACCCTCCCCAAAAACGTGACTCTGCACCTTCTCGACGCCCGCAAGGATGTTCCAGTCAGCCTCTACGGAAAATATGATATCGTACATGTTCGACTCATTGCCGCCGGCTTGACTGCGTCTGAATGGGGGAGAGTCATTCGCAATCTTGCTAAACTACTAAAGCCTGGCGGTGTTATGCAGTGGGAAGAGTGCGACTTTACCAATGTTCGCCACCTCCCCAGTAAACCTGATTCCACGACCGATGCGGCTAGTGCCATAGGAATGATGTTCCTCACTGCCATGAGACTCCGCTTTGAGCATGGGTGGAATCGATTGGCGACCGACATGCGCACTGCAGGTCTAGTAGACGTCCACACTGAGGCCGTTTCTGTGGATCGGGTGTATGATACCCGCGCACGCTTGACTATCAATGGAATGAGGGCTATGTTCGCATGGGCGCGCCTTCATTCTGCGAGAGGGTCGCAAGGGGCGCTGACCCTGCGGCAGGTTGAGGATCTAGAGCAGAAGGCTTATGCGGATATTCAATCTGGTTGTTACGTCACCTTTGACATCCACGTTGCATGGGGATTTCGGCCCAAGGATGAAGAGTGA
- a CDS encoding Cytochrome P450, producing MTAYRLMFHRLKHFPGPKLAGITKLWHVWKCRDSRGHLVLQDWYEKYGELVRTGPSEITIFHPEAYEAMDGSDNRNTRSDWYDLLYPRVSSIFTRDRELHHERRKMWEQALSRKALVQYHWRVIEKVRTLHSLVAVSHSRPVLINDLMYFFAFDSMGDFAFSEDFGMMSNKRWHSSISMLRSALTLLGPFSPAIWIPRLGFAFIPSLWKVRQWFNMLAFCDECMARRMKKTLSDRDIASWFIEDHVKHGSDPTRARWLSGDTATLVVAGSDTTAPSLTLLFYFLARYPAHADKIHEEIHGIDRESPAVLATLPHLTGTINEAMRLLPAVLTFSSRVTPPEGIMMSGTFIPGNTKICAPRYTIGRLGTAYVYPHEFIPERWYSRPELITDKRAFAPFGVGRTSCVGRHLALAQIRLVTAALVFHYHIKFAPGENNGEAVERDMKDQLTAQPGACRLVFECRT from the exons ATGACAGCATACCGACTGATGTTTCATCGACTCAAGCACTTCCCCGGCCCCAAATTAGCTGGAATAACCAAATTATGGCACGTCTGGAAGTGTCGTGACTCTCGTGGGCATCTGGTCTTGCAGGACTGGTACGAAAAATATGGGGAGCTCGTACGAACCG GTCCTAGCGAAATCACCATATTCCACCCGGAGGCCTATGAGGCCATGGATGGTTCTGACAACCGCAACACCCGCTCTGATTGGTACGACCTTCTGTATCCTCGTGTATCCTCAATCTTCACTCGCGACCGAGAACTACATCATGAACGGCGGAAGATGTGGGAGCAAGCGCTGAGCAGAAAAG CTTTGGTCCAGTATCATTGGCGAGTTATAGAAAAAGTGCGAACATTGCATAGCCTAGTTGCTGTGAGTCATTCTCGCCCTGTTCTTATTAATGACCTGATGTACTTCTTCGCGTTTGACTCGATGGGTGATTTTGCCTTCAGCGAAGATTTCGGCATGATGAGTAACAAGAGGTGGCATTCGTCCATATCCATGTTGCGCTCGGCGCTCACATTGCTGGGGCCATTCAGTCCTGCCATTTGGATTCCAAGACTGGGATTTGCATTTATTCCCTCACTATGGAAGGTCCGACAATGGTTTAATATGCTCGCATTTTGTGATGAATGTATGGCTCGAAGGATGAAG AAAACTCTCTCCGATCGCGATATTGCATCTTGGTTCATCGAAGACCACGTCAAACACGGATCAGATCCCACGCGAGCGCGGTGGTTGAGCGGTGATACCGCAACACTGGTTGTCGCCGGAAG CGATACCACTGCTCCAAGTTTAACCCTGCTCTTTTATTTTCTCGCTCGCTATCCCGCACATGCTGATAAGATCCATGAAGAGATCCACGGTATTGACAGAGAAAGTCCAGCTGTCTTGGCTACGTTGCCACATTTGACAGGGACTATTAACGAAGCAATGCGactgcttccagcagtaCTAACCTTCAGCTCTCGAGTGACACCACCAGAAGGAATAATGATGAGTGGCACTTTTATCCCGGGAAATACCAAAATCTGTGCACCACGCTACACAATAGGTCGAC TTGGGACGGCATATGTCTACCCCCATGAATTTATTCCCGAAAGGTGGTACAGCCGACCGGAGCTGATCACGGATAAAAGGGCTTTTGCTCCTTTTGGTGTCG GGCGTACAAGCTGTGTTGGCCGTCATTTAGCTCTTGCGCAAATTCGCCTCGTAACTGCTGCCTTGGTGTTCCATTATCATATCAAATTTGCACCCGGTGAAAATAATGGCGAGGCTGTGGAACGGGATATGAAAGACCAGTTGACCGCGCAGCCTGGTGCTTGTCGGCTAGTGTTTGAGTGTCGGACATAG
- a CDS encoding Short-chain dehydrogenase/reductase family protein, putative, whose protein sequence is MGFLYSQFFVTPTYPTQSFADQTVLITGANVGLGLEAARHITRLGAARVILGVRNVSAGNEAKEDIEKSTGRLGVCEVWEVDLASNASVLAFGDRIAKLPKLDAAILNAAIATGEFSIAEGYERTVTVNVINTLLLGLLLLPTLKATRKKNPSHTPRLAFVVSEVHGWVEFTEWKEDKPMKFVSDVTKAKMGERYPLSKLLEVLLVQELAGRVRGSEVIINMLNPGLCHSKLGREGGWKFTVMKMVLARSTEVGSRTLVAGATAGLESHGAYMHDGHVENTSLSPFVRSDEGRQAREKLWAELSMILEGVHPGIMQNV, encoded by the coding sequence ATGGGCTTCCTTTACTCACAATTCTTCGTTACTCCCACATACCCAACACAGTCTTTCGCTGATCAGACGGTGCTCATCACTGGCGCCAATGTCGGCTTAGGGCTAGAAGCTGCACGTCACATCACGCGACTAGGCGCCGCACGAGTGATCCTGGGCGTTCGGAATGTTTCTGCGGGCAACGAAGCAAAAGAGGACATTGAGAAGTCTACAGGTCGTCTAGGTGTCTGTGAGGTGTGGGAGGTCGATTTGGCTTCCAATGCTTCCGTCCTTGCCTTTGGCGACCGCATCGCCAAGCTCCCTAAGCTCGACGCAGCCATCCTCAATGCAGCGATCGCCACAGGGGAGTTTAGTATTGCCGAGGGTTATGAAAGAACCGTCACTGTCAATGTCATCAACACTCTACTCCTCGGTCTTCTCCTCCTGCCGACGTTGAAAGCCACTCGAAAGAAGAACCCATCGCACACGCCCCGACTTGCATTTGTTGTGAGCGAGGTACACGGCTGGGTAGAGTTCACAGAATGGAAGGAAGATAAGCCAATGAAGTTCGTCAGCGATGTTACCAAAGCCAAAATGGGCGAGCGATATCCATTATCGAAGTTGCTCGAGGTGCTGCTTGTGCAGGAACTGGCGGGTCGTGTTCGTGGATCAGAGGTGATCATCAATATGCTCAACCCTGGTCTCTGCCACTCAAAGCTGGGGCGTGAGGGTGGCTGGAAGTTCACAGTGATGAAAATGGTATTGGCGCGGTCCACCGAGGTTGGATCCCGAACGCTGGTAGCGGGCGCTACTGCGGGACTTGAAAGCCATGGTGCATATATGCATGATGGACATGTGGAGAACACTTCCCTTTCACCTTTTGTTCGAAGTGACGAGGGGCGCCAAGCCCGGGAGAAACTATGGGCTGAGCTGTCGATGATCCTCGAGGGTGTTCATCCCGGGATTATGCAGAATGTATGA